One Endozoicomonas gorgoniicola DNA window includes the following coding sequences:
- a CDS encoding C2H2-type zinc finger protein, protein MRFIRSDYLTRHTQTHTDDRPCLCDACNKAFKNNRDLNVHKRIHTGARPYKCDECGKDFAHLSNLNRHKKIHEKAGPHKCEVCGCRFTLESNLSSHLVTEHSYPSTSQFVTAHTHLEPVGIVSVTTQTTVTSGSTLTISTVTSQKGSAYMVTKETASATITTATQVSGLVTTEIAPNVPDPDSGNIFEEISDSELDDLYLCETDEAFSDIPD, encoded by the coding sequence ATGCGTTTTATTCGTTCTGATTACCTCACCCGACATACACAAACCCATACCGATGATCGACCTTGTCTATGCGATGCATGCAACAAGGCTTTTAAAAACAATAGAGACTTGAATGTACACAAGCGGATCCATACCGGTGCACGACCCTATAAGTGTGATGAGTGCGGTAAGGATTTTGCTCACCTATCCAATCTTAATAGGCATAAAAAAATTCATGAAAAAGCCGGCCCCCATAAGTGTGAAGTATGTGGTTGTCGTTTTACACTAGAGTCCAATCTCTCCAGTCACCTGGTGACAGAACACTCTTATCCATCAACAAGCCAGTTTGTTACTGCGCATACACATCTGGAACCAGTGGGAATTGTCAGCGTAACAACCCAAACCACGGTAACTTCAGGTAGTACTTTAACTATAAGCACCGTCACATCACAGAAAGGAAGTGCCTATATGGTCACTAAAGAGACTGCTTCAGCCACTATAACAACCGCAACACAGGTATCAGGGCTAGTGACCACAGAGATTGCTCCAAACGTTCCAGACCCTGATTCCGGGAATATATTTGAAGAGATATCAGACTCTGAACTAGATGATCTTTATCTTTGTGAAACTGACGAGGCATTTAGTGACATTCCCGATTGA